In Microbulbifer celer, a single window of DNA contains:
- a CDS encoding VRR-NUC domain-containing protein encodes MADPIELTPDYYLSNFHALVDFVMARYANLLSDAERFFYDQFRGLTPDSQRLYVRLLSRKGVPSSRGALFRQHKLRYSEIADLTAAVDELIAIELLQRNPSLPLAEILPLFTKSELFASSPEPLPKSLKRPDLEHALLELDCAQIRRTLIREEPCLAVQAAEHFETFKLLFFGNLNQDLTDYVLRDLGLFRYEQYPLEQAQLPFQSRAQIEQHLCYYDCLREAECALTAGVDEITTLAARLPAGIEGDSTLHRRLDRLRLTLARQLERLDALGDADHLYRQCSHPPARERRARIAVATGDTTTALALCADILAAPHHEAERAFAESFGYRTAKKTGCTDGWMAPRRHRAPAETVALPQTPERVETIAANHLVHQAPGNQCFYVENSLFNGVLGLFIWDILFAPVPGAFFNPFQMAPSDFRTPDFYPQRRAAFEQRLAALDRDELNEYVWRHYREKWGIANPLVHWEALPESLLSLALERISTEHWRALFRRLLSDIAHHRSGLPDLILFPAAGGFELVEVKGPGDRLQQNQQRWLTYFAQHQIPHRVLHVEWQP; translated from the coding sequence ATGGCCGATCCCATCGAACTGACACCGGATTATTACCTCAGCAACTTCCACGCGCTGGTGGACTTTGTGATGGCGCGCTATGCAAACTTGCTGTCGGATGCAGAACGATTCTTTTACGACCAGTTTCGCGGCCTCACCCCGGACAGCCAGCGCCTCTACGTGCGCCTGCTGTCCCGCAAGGGTGTACCGTCATCCCGTGGTGCCCTGTTCCGCCAGCACAAGCTCCGCTACAGCGAGATCGCTGATCTCACGGCAGCGGTAGACGAGCTGATCGCAATCGAACTGCTGCAGCGCAATCCCTCTCTGCCACTGGCAGAAATCCTGCCACTGTTTACCAAAAGCGAGTTGTTCGCCAGCAGCCCCGAGCCACTACCGAAATCCCTCAAGCGCCCGGACCTCGAACATGCTCTGCTGGAACTGGACTGCGCGCAGATACGCCGCACACTGATACGCGAGGAGCCGTGCCTGGCAGTGCAGGCCGCCGAGCACTTCGAAACCTTCAAGCTCCTGTTTTTCGGCAACCTGAATCAGGATCTGACGGACTATGTATTGCGGGATCTGGGCCTCTTCCGCTACGAACAGTACCCACTGGAGCAGGCACAATTGCCGTTCCAGAGCCGCGCGCAGATCGAGCAACACCTGTGCTATTACGACTGTTTACGCGAGGCCGAGTGCGCTTTGACCGCCGGCGTGGACGAGATCACTACACTCGCCGCGCGGCTGCCTGCAGGTATTGAAGGCGATAGCACCCTGCACCGACGCCTGGACCGGCTGCGCCTGACGCTGGCGCGACAACTGGAACGACTCGACGCGCTGGGCGATGCCGATCACCTGTATCGCCAGTGCAGCCACCCTCCCGCCCGCGAGCGCCGGGCGCGGATTGCGGTTGCCACAGGCGATACCACCACCGCGCTGGCGCTGTGCGCAGATATTCTCGCTGCGCCACACCATGAAGCCGAACGCGCGTTTGCCGAAAGCTTCGGTTACCGCACGGCCAAAAAGACCGGCTGTACTGACGGCTGGATGGCACCCCGCCGTCACCGCGCCCCCGCGGAAACTGTCGCGCTGCCACAGACCCCGGAGCGGGTGGAGACCATCGCCGCCAACCATCTTGTCCATCAGGCGCCCGGCAATCAGTGCTTTTACGTGGAAAACAGCCTGTTCAACGGGGTGCTGGGGCTATTTATCTGGGACATCCTGTTCGCGCCGGTACCGGGCGCTTTCTTCAATCCGTTTCAAATGGCCCCCAGCGACTTCCGCACTCCCGATTTTTATCCACAGCGTCGCGCGGCCTTCGAGCAGCGGCTGGCAGCGCTGGACAGGGATGAACTCAATGAGTACGTGTGGCGGCACTACCGCGAAAAATGGGGCATCGCAAACCCGCTGGTCCACTGGGAAGCGCTGCCGGAATCTTTGCTGTCTCTGGCGCTGGAGCGTATTTCCACAGAGCACTGGCGAGCGCTGTTTCGCCGGCTTTTAAGTGACATCGCCCACCACCGCAGCGGACTGCCGGACCTGATCCTGTTTCCCGCCGCTGGCGGTTTTGAGCTGGTGGAGGTCAAGGGCCCCGGCGATCGGCTGCAACAGAACCAGCAGCGCTGGCTGACCTATTTTGCCCAACATCAAATTCCGCACCGGGTACTGCATGTGGAGTGGCAGCCTTGA